In Lathamus discolor isolate bLatDis1 chromosome 1, bLatDis1.hap1, whole genome shotgun sequence, the following are encoded in one genomic region:
- the NKX3-2 gene encoding homeobox protein Nkx-3.2, which yields MAVRGGNALTPFSIQAILNKKEERARHAAGRPPPPGPAGGWRLCGATEGPPLPSPAPRVPAPRTPAGWDSDSALSEDPEGERRSEEESAGASARPDEVTGGGRPAVAEEAQPPEAAERDAAGLSDSEMSAAVSDRSPPEEEEGAGKCGNLLPGEEEAAAPKPRKKRSRAAFSHAQVFELERRFNHQRYLSGPERADLAASLKLTETQVKIWFQNRRYKTKRRQMAADLLAAAPAAKKVAVKVLVRDDQRQYHPGEVLRPPSLLSFQPSYYYPYYCLPGWALSTCAAAAGTQ from the exons ATGGCCGTCCGCGGCGGCAACGCCCTGACGCCTTTCTCCATCCAGGCCATCCTCAACAAGAAGGAGGAGCGCGCCCGCCACGCCGCGGGGCGGCCGCCGCCACCCGGGCCGGCCGGTGGCTGGAGGCTGTGCGGAGCCACCGAGGGCCCGCCGCTGCCATCGCCCGCACCCCGCGTCCCGGCACCGCGGACGCCAGCGGGCTGGGACTCGGACTCTGCGCTCAGCGAGGACCCCGAGGGCGAGCGGCGCTCCGAGGAGGAGAGCGCCGGCGCCAGCGCCCGCCCCGACGAAGTCACAGGCGGTGGGCGGCCGGCGGTGGCAGAGGAGGCGCAACCCCCGGAGGCGGCGGAGCGGGACGCCGCCGGCCTCAGTGACAGCGAGATGTCGGCCGCCGTCTCGG ATCGCAGCCCcccggaggaggaggaaggagcggGCAAGTGCGGGAATCTGTTGCCAGgcgaggaggaggcagcagcgcCGAAGCCGCGGAAGAAGCGCTCCCGCGCAGCCTTTTCCCACGCGCAGGTCTTCGAGCTGGAGCGGCGCTTCAATCACCAGCGGTACCTGTCGGGGCCCGAGCGGGCCGACCTGGCCGCCTCGCTGAAGCTCACCGAGACGCAGGTGAAGATCTGGTTCCAGAACCGGCGGTACAAGACCAAGCGGCGGCAGATGGCCGCCGACCTCCTGGCCGCTGCCCCCGCAGCCAAGAAGGTGGCCGTCAAGGTGCTGGTGCGCGACGACCAGAGACAGTACCACCCCGGCGAGGTGCTGCGGCCGCCCTCGCTGCTCTCCTTCCAGCCCTCCTACTACTACCCCTACTACTGCCTGCCCGGGTGGGCGCTGTCCACCTGCGCTGCAGCCGCCGGCACCCAGTGA